In one Cervus elaphus chromosome 9, mCerEla1.1, whole genome shotgun sequence genomic region, the following are encoded:
- the LOC122699337 gene encoding olfactory receptor-like protein OLF4: MNPRNDTEISEFLLLGFSEERALQPLIFGLFLSMYLITVLGNLLIILAVCSDSHLHTPMYFFLSNLSFVDICFSSTTIPKMLWNIQTQSKVITYEGCITQMYFFVLFAVLDNFLLTVMAYDRFVAICHPLHYTVIMSPRLCALLVLVSWVMSALHSLLESLMVLRLSFCTDLHIPHFFCELNQMVQLACSDTFPNNMVMCFAAVLLGVGSLTGILYSYSKIVSSIYGISSSQGRYKALSTCASHLSVVSLFYCTSLGVYMSSAATHSSHSNAKASVMYTVVTPMLNPFIYSLRNKDIKRALKMFLGKATLKGHVVLRLKKCP, encoded by the coding sequence ATGAACCCACGAAATGACACagaaatttcagaatttcttcTCCTGGGATTTTCAGAGGAACGAGCACTGCAGCCCCTCATCTTTGGGCTTTTCCTCTCCATGTACCTGATCACTGTGCTTggaaacctgctcatcatcctggcTGTGTGCTcagactcccacctccacacccccatgtacttcttcctctccaacctgtccTTTGTAGACATCTGTTTCAGCTCCACCACCATCCCAAAGATGCTGTGGAACATCCAGACACAGAGCAAAGTTATAACTTATGAAGGTTGCATCACACAGATGTATTTTTTTGTACTCTTTGCAGTGTTAGACAACTTCCTCCTGACCGTGATGGCCTACGACCGCTttgtggccatctgccaccctctGCACTACACGGTCATCATGAGCCCCCGGCTCTGTGCACTGCTGGTGCTGGTGTCCTGGGTCATGAGTGCCCTGCATTCCTTGTTAGAAAGCTTAATGGTGTTGCGACTATCCTTCTGTACAGACTTGCACATCCCtcactttttctgtgaactcAATCAAATGGTACAACTTGCTTGTTCTGACACCTTTCCCAATAACATGGTGATGTGTTTTGCAGCTGTCCTGCTGGGTGTTGGTTCTCTTACTGGTATCCTTTACTCATATTCTAAGATAGTGTCCTCCATATATGGAATTTCATCATCTCAGGGGAGGTATAAGGCCCTTTCCACCTGTGCATCTCACCTCTCAGTAGtctctttattttattgtacGAGCTTAGGAGTGTATATGAGCTCTGCTGCTACCCACAGTTCCCATTCAAATGCAAAAGCCTCAgtgatgtacactgtggtcacacccatgctgaaccccttcatctacagtCTGAGGAACAAAGACATAAAGAGGGCTCTGAAAATGTTCTTGGGGAAGGCAACTCTAAAAGGACATGTGGTCCTAAGGCTTAAGAAGTGCCCATGA
- the LOC122700867 gene encoding olfactory receptor-like protein OLF4: MAPTNITGISEFLLLGFSEEPELQSFISGLFLCMYLINVFGNLLIILAVSDPHLHTPMYFFLSNLSFVDICLTSTTIPKMLWNIQTQSKVITYEGCITQMFFFILFTGLDDFLLTVMAYDRYVAICHPLHYTVIMNPQICGILLLVSWAITVFHSLLQTLMVLRLSFCGELEIPHYFCELNQMVQLACSDNFLNDMVMYFAAGLLAGAPLSGICYSYSKIVSSICGISSAQGKLKASSTCVSHLSVVFLFYCTSLGVYMSSAATQSSHSSEIASVMYTVVTPMLNPFIYSLRNKDIKRVLQAFFRKAAIKRPFVFS, translated from the coding sequence ATGGCACCAACGAACATCACAGGaatttcagaatttcttcttctgggattctcaGAGGAACCAGAACTGCAGTCCTTCATATCTGGCCTTTTCCTCTGCATGTACCTGATCAATGTGTTTGGAAACCTCCTCATCATCCTGGCTGTCTCAgacccccacctccacacccccatgtacttcttcctctccaacctgtccTTTGTAGACATCTGCCTCACCTCCACTACCATCCCAAAGATGCTGTGGAACATCCAGACACAGAGCAAAGTTATCACCTACGAAGGCTGCATCACCCAGATgttttttttcatactgttcacagggtTGGATGACTTCCTCCTGACTGTGATGGCCTATGATCGgtatgtggccatctgccaccccctgCACTACACAGTCATCATGAACCCCCAAATCTGTGGAATTCTGCTTCTGGTTAGCTGGGCCATCACTGTCTTTCATTCCTTGTTACAGACCTTAATGGTGTTGAGACTGTCCTTCTGTGGAGAGCTGGAAATCCCTCACTATTTCTGTGAACTCAACCAGATGGTCCAACTTGCCTGTTCTGACAACTTTCTTAATGACATGGTGATGTATTTTGCAGCTGGGCTGCTGGCTGGTGCTCCCCTGTCTGGGATATGTTACTCTTACTCTAAGATAGTTTCCTCCATATGTGGAATCTCATCAGCTCAGGGAAAGCTTAAAGCCTCTTCCACCTGTGTGTCTCACCTCTCTGTGGTCTTCTTATTTTATTGTACGAGCTTAGGAGTGTATATGAGCTCTGCTGCTACCCAGAGCTCACACTCAAGTGAAATTGCCTCTgtgatgtacactgtggtcacacccatgctgaaccccttcatctacagtCTGAGGAACAAAGACATAAAGAGGGTTCTGCAAGCATTCTTCAGAAAGGCAGCTATAAAAAGGCCATTTGTCTTCAGCTGA